ATCGCCGCGGCGATATCGCCGCTGACCTTTGCGATGGCCCGGCTGTGCGCGGCCGCTAACGCGTCGAATCCCTCGCCCTTCACCGGCTCCTGCGCGACCGTGCGGCCCGAGCGCGTCTCGCCGCCGGCGGTTTTTCGCACCGTCCATACCGCCTCGACCAACGCCGCCTGCCCCGGCACCGAATCGAAGCGCTGGACGTCGATCGTCACCCGATAGGCCGGAGCGAAATTGGCCAGCGGGGCGACCGCCACGTTCGGGGTCCCGAGCAGCTTGACCAGGTCGCCGGCGACGGCTCGCGCGATCGCGTCTCCCAGCGGCGAGGCCCAGCGATTGAACTCGTCCACGTCGACGCGATTGGGCGCGACCTGGACCACGAACTGCGGCCGATCGACCGCGGCGGGCACGCTTACCGGGCCGACCATGACCGCGTCTGCGCCGGACGCTGCGCCGGCGGGCGCGGCGGTCGAGTCAAG
This genomic stretch from Candidatus Binataceae bacterium harbors:
- a CDS encoding PqiC family protein — protein: MATSRIAHLTILTAFIAAAASGCGTTAPSRFYTLDSTAAPAGAASGADAVMVGPVSVPAAVDRPQFVVQVAPNRVDVDEFNRWASPLGDAIARAVAGDLVKLLGTPNVAVAPLANFAPAYRVTIDVQRFDSVPGQAALVEAVWTVRKTAGGETRSGRTVAQEPVKGEGFDALAAAHSRAIAKVSGDIAAAIRAEAEARS